The Firmicutes bacterium HGW-Firmicutes-1 genome includes a window with the following:
- a CDS encoding nitrate/sulfonate/bicarbonate ABC transporter ATP-binding protein codes for MLEIDQLKVAYTSNHQRVNALGPMTINLEKGEIYAIIGPSGCGKSTLLHVLGGIIHDFDGQVQLNGERLEANKCTIGFIPQNFGLLPWKNVEKNCRLSLKIKGVAMDQQVKERVDSIMHRLDIHTLKHRYPNELSGGQRQRVAIARAFIMNPDLLLMDEPFSALDSLTREEAGELFIDVWNQYKVTTVFVTHSIEEAIFIGKKIIIMSHCPGTIVEVIDNPLFNRMEEVRNLLGGGTSYLELSSYIRGIVKRGWKR; via the coding sequence ATGTTAGAGATTGACCAACTAAAGGTTGCCTATACCTCAAATCATCAACGTGTGAATGCATTAGGTCCAATGACTATTAACTTGGAAAAGGGTGAAATTTATGCCATCATTGGGCCATCTGGCTGTGGGAAATCCACATTGCTCCATGTACTAGGTGGTATTATTCATGATTTTGATGGACAAGTACAGCTTAATGGAGAACGTCTCGAGGCGAACAAATGTACAATTGGGTTCATTCCTCAGAACTTTGGATTGCTACCCTGGAAAAATGTTGAGAAAAACTGTAGGTTGTCTCTTAAAATAAAAGGGGTAGCTATGGATCAACAGGTTAAGGAACGTGTCGATTCTATCATGCATCGATTAGATATACATACCTTAAAGCATCGATACCCAAATGAATTAAGTGGTGGACAGAGGCAGAGGGTTGCGATTGCAAGGGCTTTTATTATGAATCCTGACTTGTTGCTGATGGATGAGCCATTTTCTGCCCTCGATTCTCTAACAAGAGAAGAAGCGGGGGAGCTCTTTATCGATGTTTGGAATCAGTATAAAGTGACTACGGTATTTGTGACCCATAGTATTGAGGAAGCCATCTTCATAGGAAAAAAAATTATTATCATGTCTCACTGTCCAGGGACTATTGTTGAAGTCATCGATAATCCGCTTTTTAACCGAATGGAAGAAGTTCGTAACTTACTAGGTGGGGGTACAAGCTATCTAGAGTTATCCTCGTATATTAGAGGTATTGTAAAGCGAGGATGGAAAAGATGA
- a CDS encoding ABC transporter permease: MRSKRKLLTFMQGFIIINLLWYFLARLLSLRVLPTPLMVYQNMNLLYTDKIYQHILASLYRVISGLSISLIFGIGIGLLMAYSRVWNKFLSPLIYFTYPIPKTVFLPIIMLLFGLGDSSKITLIVLIVIFQVIVSTRDAILNIPQDTYHLIRSLGPSKRQIFIHVTLPAVLPELLTNLRLSVGTALSILFFAEAYGTHYGIGYYILDTWSRMDYISMYLGVITISLLGFVLFIAVDILEEYVCRWKV, translated from the coding sequence ATGAGATCAAAAAGAAAACTTTTGACATTTATGCAGGGATTTATCATCATTAATCTATTATGGTATTTTTTGGCAAGGCTTCTGAGCTTACGTGTATTGCCAACGCCTCTAATGGTTTATCAAAATATGAATCTACTATATACAGATAAGATATATCAACATATTTTAGCAAGTCTTTATAGAGTGATTAGTGGTTTGAGCATTTCTTTGATATTTGGAATTGGTATAGGTTTGTTAATGGCATATTCTAGAGTGTGGAATAAGTTTTTAAGCCCTCTCATATACTTTACTTATCCAATTCCAAAAACAGTTTTCCTGCCCATTATTATGCTTCTATTTGGTTTGGGAGACAGTTCCAAGATTACCTTGATTGTTCTTATTGTTATCTTTCAGGTAATTGTTTCTACTAGAGATGCAATACTTAATATTCCACAGGATACTTATCACCTGATTCGTAGCCTAGGGCCTTCTAAGCGTCAAATCTTCATTCACGTGACACTGCCAGCAGTATTGCCAGAATTATTGACGAATTTAAGATTGTCAGTTGGAACAGCACTTTCTATATTATTTTTTGCAGAAGCCTATGGTACCCATTATGGTATTGGTTACTATATACTAGATACATGGTCAAGAATGGATTATATCAGTATGTATCTAGGTGTTATCACAATCAGCTTGTTAGGATTTGTTTTGTTCATTGCAGTTGATATTTTGGAAGAATATGTTTGTAGATGGAAAGTATAA
- a CDS encoding metal ABC transporter substrate-binding protein yields the protein MGKCIMKKIVMMIMVAVLMISLAACAKTTSDTMNNEAGKTLTIGLMSSEDATPFVLAEEKGYFEKHKVIVKYEVFKSAKDRDAALQSGGLDGIVGDQVAICLYQNAGFDIKIASYTDCNFSLIAAKNSGIKTMEDVVGRSVAISEKTVIEYTLDKMLESHNIDATLVVKSVVPAIPTRVEMLSNHKVDLALLPEPFATLALKDGGVLLEKASEIGLRPSVIAFTGEAIAGKQDEINLFFKAYDEAIEYANVTPISEYEDTVIRAVGYPQDMKGKVVFPKLNKSGLPTEDALQSAIDWVEAYGLSKKTLTPKDLIMN from the coding sequence ATGGGGAAATGTATAATGAAAAAAATAGTAATGATGATTATGGTGGCAGTGTTGATGATATCTTTAGCCGCTTGCGCTAAAACAACAAGCGATACAATGAACAATGAAGCTGGAAAAACGCTAACAATTGGACTAATGTCTTCGGAAGATGCGACACCTTTTGTATTAGCAGAAGAAAAAGGCTATTTTGAAAAGCATAAGGTTATCGTAAAATATGAAGTCTTTAAAAGTGCAAAAGATAGGGATGCAGCGTTACAATCAGGAGGCTTAGACGGGATCGTCGGTGACCAAGTAGCAATTTGTCTTTATCAAAATGCAGGCTTCGATATTAAAATTGCAAGCTATACGGATTGTAACTTTTCACTCATTGCAGCTAAGAATTCGGGAATTAAGACGATGGAAGATGTGGTGGGAAGAAGCGTTGCCATATCCGAAAAAACAGTTATAGAATATACCTTAGACAAGATGCTTGAGAGTCATAATATTGATGCTACATTAGTTGTTAAATCAGTCGTTCCGGCTATTCCAACTAGAGTGGAAATGCTTAGCAATCATAAGGTCGATTTAGCGTTACTTCCTGAGCCATTTGCAACCTTGGCCTTAAAGGATGGAGGCGTGCTTCTTGAAAAAGCAAGTGAGATTGGATTGCGACCAAGTGTCATCGCCTTTACGGGGGAAGCTATAGCTGGAAAACAAGACGAAATCAATCTTTTCTTCAAAGCCTATGATGAGGCTATAGAGTATGCGAATGTTACGCCTATTTCTGAGTATGAGGACACTGTAATTCGTGCAGTAGGTTACCCGCAAGATATGAAAGGGAAAGTTGTTTTTCCTAAGTTGAATAAAAGTGGTCTTCCAACAGAAGATGCACTACAAAGTGCAATCGATTGGGTTGAAGCTTATGGGCTTAGTAAAAAAACATTAACCCCTAAGGATTTAATTATGAACTAA